One Simonsiella muelleri ATCC 29453 DNA window includes the following coding sequences:
- a CDS encoding YgfZ/GcvT domain-containing protein, which produces MQTLLPFFGVIEVSGDDRHDFLHNQFSNDINHLSENQACYATYNTPKGRVIANMIVVNSGSVIHLILAADLVEKIVKRLKMFVLRAKVQLDILSDWGVSGSLKDDAQPIFPSEPHLQLGINELGEIQLPHSGCLKIAPKNELPLHYVAAESRWNTHEILSGYPWICAATTETCVAQMLNQHNIGGVHFRKGCYPGQEIIARAQYRGQVKRGLAIARNPNPQIAGAPVQDANGEEAGLVLNSVGDLNLLVVKYGVVSSELRDVSGSVFALEHCFF; this is translated from the coding sequence ATGCAAACTTTATTGCCTTTTTTTGGTGTGATTGAAGTGTCTGGCGATGATCGCCACGATTTTTTACATAATCAATTTTCTAATGATATTAACCATTTATCAGAAAATCAGGCTTGTTATGCCACTTATAATACGCCTAAGGGTCGTGTGATTGCCAATATGATTGTGGTCAATTCAGGCAGCGTGATTCACTTGATTTTGGCAGCGGATTTGGTAGAAAAAATTGTTAAGCGATTGAAAATGTTTGTGTTACGCGCTAAAGTGCAATTGGATATTTTGTCTGATTGGGGCGTTTCAGGCAGCCTGAAAGATGATGCGCAACCCATTTTCCCCAGCGAACCGCATTTGCAATTGGGCATTAATGAATTAGGCGAAATTCAATTACCACATTCAGGCTGCCTGAAAATTGCTCCAAAAAACGAATTGCCGCTACACTATGTCGCCGCTGAATCAAGATGGAATACGCATGAAATTTTAAGTGGTTATCCGTGGATTTGTGCTGCAACCACTGAAACTTGTGTGGCGCAAATGCTGAATCAACACAATATCGGCGGTGTGCATTTTCGTAAAGGTTGCTATCCAGGGCAGGAAATCATTGCACGCGCTCAGTATCGTGGGCAAGTAAAACGTGGCTTGGCTATTGCGCGCAACCCAAATCCGCAAATTGCAGGCGCACCAGTGCAAGACGCAAACGGCGAAGAAGCAGGTTTGGTGCTCAATTCAGTTGGCGATTTAAATTTGTTGGTGGTGAAATATGGCGTGGTCTCAAGTGAGTTGCGTGATGTTTCAGGCAGCGTATTTGCTTTGGAGCATTGTTTTTTTTAA
- a CDS encoding GAF domain-containing protein — protein sequence MNQYNDILPQIRALLTADPDLPVAALANTAAVLKETFGWLWVGFYLVDSAGMELQLSAFQGPVACTRIAKGRGVCGQSWAKNQTIIVPDVHAHTDHIACSSLSQSEIVVPLYNRAGDIIGVLDADDAQLNHFDKVDAQFLQQICSLLTELVEF from the coding sequence ATGAATCAATATAACGACATTTTGCCTCAAATTCGTGCTTTGCTGACGGCTGACCCTGATTTGCCTGTGGCGGCGTTAGCGAATACGGCGGCGGTGTTGAAAGAGACATTTGGCTGGTTGTGGGTGGGTTTTTATTTGGTGGATTCAGCTGGCATGGAATTGCAGTTATCGGCATTTCAAGGGCCTGTGGCGTGTACGCGTATTGCTAAAGGTCGTGGCGTGTGCGGACAAAGTTGGGCGAAAAATCAAACAATTATCGTGCCAGATGTCCATGCTCATACTGACCACATTGCGTGTTCCAGTTTGTCGCAATCGGAGATTGTTGTGCCGCTGTACAATCGCGCTGGCGACATCATTGGTGTACTGGATGCAGATGATGCGCAGTTAAACCATTTTGATAAAGTAGACGCACAATTTTTGCAGCAAATTTGTTCATTATTGACTGAATTAGTAGAATTTTAG
- a CDS encoding energy transducer TonB → MEKPIEKIKPAEKPIEKPVEKPKPQIDEAKLAAERAERIAAEKAAAEKAAAEKAAQNAARAAAEKAAREAAGNGNGNDSSSNNRSGSINGGKNGITGGEGRTGNASNPKGKGVGDGDGDHSKGKNKGNGNGGDGNKSSSRGGIADGGVISRPAPEYPAASIENEEEGTVSIEIIVEANGSVSSARIAKSSGHNRLDNAALRAFKAGRYKPKSDDGTPIRTRFIVKTNFSLNE, encoded by the coding sequence GTGGAAAAACCAATTGAAAAAATCAAACCAGCGGAAAAACCAATTGAAAAGCCAGTAGAAAAACCTAAACCGCAAATTGATGAAGCCAAATTAGCTGCCGAACGCGCCGAACGCATTGCAGCAGAAAAAGCAGCAGCAGAAAAAGCAGCAGCAGAAAAAGCTGCTCAAAATGCCGCTCGTGCTGCTGCCGAAAAAGCAGCGCGTGAAGCAGCAGGCAATGGCAATGGTAACGATTCCAGTAGCAACAACCGTTCAGGCAGCATAAATGGTGGAAAAAATGGGATTACAGGTGGCGAAGGTAGAACTGGCAATGCCAGCAACCCCAAAGGTAAAGGCGTGGGCGATGGCGATGGCGACCACAGCAAAGGCAAAAACAAAGGCAATGGCAACGGCGGTGATGGTAATAAATCCAGTTCTAGAGGCGGTATTGCCGATGGTGGCGTGATTTCGCGTCCTGCACCCGAATATCCTGCCGCCTCCATTGAAAATGAAGAAGAAGGTACAGTCAGCATTGAAATTATTGTGGAAGCCAATGGCAGCGTATCGAGCGCAAGAATCGCCAAATCCAGTGGACACAATCGTTTGGATAACGCCGCGTTACGCGCCTTTAAAGCAGGACGCTACAAACCCAAATCCGATGATGGCACGCCCATTCGCACACGTTTTATCGTGAAAACCAATTTTAGTTTAAATGAATAA
- a CDS encoding MotA/TolQ/ExbB proton channel family protein — translation MNLGLVFQSGDPVLIGVFISMVLMSIATWFLIVYRCIQLAKIKRANHDAYDLFWKADNFTNAEMQMKTIDSPVSKMALDAIASHRNYANMQQKMLSANLPKSDFLEREIRHSMTKIMHRYDAGLSVLASVGSTAPFIGLLGTVWGIYHALEGISKAGQMSIAAVAGPIGEALVSTAVGLFVAIPAVLAYNYLSRKNKLLSRKLNDFAHDLHVYLINIKD, via the coding sequence ATGAATCTTGGATTAGTATTTCAAAGTGGCGACCCTGTCTTAATCGGGGTATTTATTAGCATGGTATTGATGAGCATTGCAACATGGTTTCTAATCGTGTACCGCTGCATTCAATTAGCCAAAATCAAACGCGCCAATCACGACGCATACGATTTATTTTGGAAAGCCGATAATTTTACCAACGCCGAAATGCAGATGAAAACCATCGATTCCCCCGTCTCAAAAATGGCACTGGATGCCATCGCATCGCATCGCAACTACGCTAATATGCAACAAAAAATGTTATCTGCCAATTTGCCCAAAAGCGACTTTTTGGAACGCGAAATCCGACACAGCATGACCAAAATCATGCACCGCTACGATGCGGGTTTGAGTGTATTGGCGTCAGTGGGTTCTACTGCACCGTTTATTGGCTTGTTGGGAACGGTGTGGGGCATCTATCATGCACTGGAAGGCATCAGCAAAGCAGGGCAAATGAGCATCGCAGCGGTGGCTGGTCCCATTGGTGAAGCATTGGTTTCTACAGCGGTGGGTTTATTTGTGGCGATTCCTGCTGTGTTGGCATATAACTATTTATCGCGAAAAAATAAATTATTATCGCGTAAACTCAATGACTTCGCGCATGATTTGCACGTTTATTTGATTAATATAAAGGATTAA
- a CDS encoding ExbD/TolR family protein, producing the protein MAFGSMGDGDDDAPMSDINVTPLVDVMLVLLIVFMITMPVLTHSLTINLPVSSSKTQEEKSDNSKVKVVAVAIDKSGQYAFGAESNKVISLDEIKTKFAEIATDNPEQIVAVSADKDAPYEYIVKVLEAAKEAKLQKFAFNTEMKK; encoded by the coding sequence ATGGCATTTGGTTCCATGGGTGATGGCGACGATGATGCGCCAATGTCTGATATTAACGTAACCCCGTTGGTTGATGTGATGCTGGTGTTGTTGATTGTGTTTATGATTACGATGCCTGTGCTAACGCATTCACTAACCATTAATTTGCCTGTGTCCTCCAGCAAAACACAAGAAGAAAAATCAGATAACAGCAAAGTAAAAGTTGTTGCCGTAGCAATTGATAAATCAGGACAATACGCGTTTGGTGCCGAATCAAATAAAGTGATTTCACTTGATGAAATCAAAACCAAATTCGCCGAAATTGCTACCGATAATCCTGAACAAATCGTTGCCGTGAGTGCCGACAAAGACGCACCATACGAATATATCGTGAAAGTCTTAGAAGCCGCTAAAGAAGCCAAATTACAAAAATTCGCCTTTAACACGGAAATGAAGAAATAA
- the smc gene encoding chromosome segregation protein SMC, protein MRLTHIKLAGFKSFTDPTTIHVPSQLVAVIGPNGCGKSNVIDAVRWVLGEASAKQLRGENMQDVIFNGAATRRPAPRASVELVFDNHDHALQGSWGQYSEISIKRQLTRQGESSYFINNQSVRRRDITDLFLGTGIGSRGYAVIEQGMISRIIEARPEELRVYIEEAAGISKYKERRRETETRLKDTREHLQRLADLQAELARQVEKLDKQAATAAQYRQWVDELTELENVLNYVNWQNALADADRASKEHTAAQFQLEHFTEHQQQLNEQLQSLRDTEQEQQQQNHSLNQEHALLREQIARLEEQIRAQQNQQQRVERERITAQNTLSKIQHEQIMLQSEKDLLEADLADKQIEISELAMLVTEHEARLPELEDAQNLANINFQNQQDEFNRIKREFAVKQQQLKHTQDNLNATLARQTRLESERNALNLPADDELIRAQQTAQTLQIQYDELEKTLHKYETLSGSLKSEWQTAQTEYNTLYQQSLTAQAQQQALMQLLAEQPQHDFWANTSAANAPILWQHINAPSDWQHALGVVLAERLHARSVPQDFVLPNDLPQGAAAWTTVSGSLNTKSQPAQALLNQIQADKMFQAALQHWLDGVLCAPNLTYALAQQNQLQNHQIWLTPEGHRVDKLSVVLYEQNNTNQLINQKIRHDELIQELAELAPQLAAAEYKLNQIHEKNQHHEQQYREYQIQHRTQTHALQTAQNEANQLFARTNQGQLRRAQIEQESTQLTEEAQLLTQQRNSLADDVDTLAHAISEFEYQHQQHSQTHQQQQNAAKQARLALLESNRQYGLAEIGLHKQQQRLESVQQQLDVLAQQQADWQARQLDLSLTEDDSENHDRHAELEMLLEMSASLLEQIDAAQSRLNHTQEQAREVYSQQQNLAASQPNLQENIQAALLKQQEFLINAKRFHQHLLDAKADLLQLEEQAQTAEPPENMSRQIIQLNQKIQNLGAVNLAALEELAEAQERDTYYRTQSEDVQAAITLLEEAIGQIDDETKTRFKETFELVNEKMQSFFPTLFGGGEARLHMVGDDLLTAGVSIMARPPGKKNSTIYLLSGGEKALTAMSLVFALFSLNPAPFCLLDEVDAPLDDANTSRFCNLVKEMSAQTQFLYISHNRLTMEMAEQLVGVTMQEKGVSRIVAVDIQQALKMAES, encoded by the coding sequence ATGCGTCTAACCCATATTAAATTAGCAGGATTCAAATCATTTACCGACCCAACAACCATTCACGTCCCCAGTCAACTGGTTGCCGTGATTGGACCCAACGGCTGTGGTAAATCCAATGTGATTGACGCGGTACGTTGGGTATTGGGTGAAGCGTCCGCCAAACAATTGCGCGGCGAAAATATGCAAGACGTGATTTTCAATGGCGCAGCCACGCGCCGCCCTGCCCCACGTGCATCAGTGGAATTGGTGTTTGACAATCACGACCACGCACTACAAGGCTCATGGGGACAATACAGCGAAATCTCCATCAAACGCCAATTAACCCGTCAAGGCGAATCCAGTTATTTTATTAATAATCAATCGGTTCGCCGCCGTGATATTACCGATTTATTTTTGGGAACAGGCATCGGCTCGCGCGGTTATGCCGTCATTGAACAGGGCATGATTTCACGCATTATTGAAGCGCGTCCCGAAGAATTGCGCGTGTACATTGAAGAAGCCGCAGGCATCTCAAAATACAAAGAACGCCGCCGCGAAACCGAAACACGTCTCAAGGATACACGTGAACATTTGCAACGTCTCGCAGATTTGCAAGCAGAATTGGCACGCCAAGTAGAAAAATTGGACAAACAAGCCGCCACCGCCGCCCAATACCGCCAATGGGTTGATGAATTGACCGAATTGGAAAATGTGTTAAATTATGTCAATTGGCAGAACGCTTTAGCTGATGCTGACCGCGCCAGCAAAGAACACACAGCCGCCCAATTTCAATTAGAGCACTTTACCGAACATCAGCAACAATTAAACGAGCAACTCCAATCTTTACGCGACACCGAACAAGAACAACAGCAACAAAATCATTCGCTTAACCAAGAACACGCTCTGTTACGTGAACAAATCGCTCGCTTGGAAGAACAAATCCGCGCTCAACAAAATCAACAACAACGCGTGGAACGTGAACGCATCACCGCTCAAAACACCTTAAGCAAAATTCAACACGAACAAATCATGTTGCAAAGCGAAAAAGATTTACTGGAAGCAGATTTGGCTGATAAACAAATTGAAATCAGTGAATTAGCCATGTTGGTTACCGAACATGAAGCACGGCTACCTGAATTGGAAGATGCACAAAACCTTGCCAACATTAATTTTCAAAATCAACAAGATGAATTCAATCGCATCAAACGCGAGTTTGCCGTCAAACAGCAACAACTCAAACACACACAAGACAATTTAAACGCCACACTCGCCCGACAAACCCGCTTGGAAAGTGAACGTAATGCGCTGAATTTGCCTGCCGATGACGAATTAATACGCGCCCAGCAAACCGCACAAACCCTGCAAATTCAATATGATGAATTAGAAAAAACATTACACAAATACGAAACACTTTCAGGCAGCCTGAAAAGTGAATGGCAAACCGCACAAACCGAATACAATACCTTGTATCAACAATCCTTGACCGCCCAAGCCCAACAACAAGCGTTGATGCAATTGTTAGCAGAACAGCCACAACACGATTTTTGGGCGAATACGTCCGCCGCCAACGCCCCCATTTTGTGGCAGCACATTAACGCGCCATCGGATTGGCAGCACGCATTGGGCGTGGTGTTGGCGGAGCGACTTCATGCGCGGTCGGTGCCTCAAGATTTTGTTTTACCAAACGATTTACCGCAAGGAGCAGCCGCTTGGACAACGGTTTCAGGCAGCCTGAACACCAAATCGCAACCCGCGCAAGCCTTATTAAATCAAATTCAAGCAGACAAAATGTTTCAGGCAGCCTTACAACACTGGTTGGATGGGGTGTTGTGTGCGCCAAATTTAACCTACGCATTGGCACAACAAAATCAGTTGCAAAATCATCAAATTTGGCTCACACCCGAAGGCCATCGCGTAGACAAATTAAGCGTGGTTTTGTATGAACAAAATAATACCAATCAATTAATTAACCAAAAAATACGCCACGATGAACTCATTCAAGAATTAGCCGAACTTGCGCCGCAATTAGCCGCAGCCGAATACAAATTAAACCAAATTCACGAAAAAAATCAACATCATGAACAACAATATCGCGAATACCAAATCCAACACCGTACCCAAACTCATGCCCTACAAACCGCACAAAATGAAGCCAATCAATTATTTGCGCGTACCAATCAAGGGCAACTGCGCCGCGCCCAAATTGAACAAGAATCCACCCAACTAACCGAAGAAGCCCAACTGCTCACCCAACAACGCAACTCGTTAGCAGACGATGTGGACACGCTGGCACACGCCATTTCCGAATTTGAATATCAACACCAGCAACATTCACAAACCCATCAGCAACAACAAAATGCCGCCAAACAAGCACGCTTGGCATTATTGGAAAGCAATCGTCAGTATGGTTTAGCAGAAATTGGCTTGCACAAACAACAACAACGCTTGGAATCCGTGCAGCAGCAATTGGACGTACTGGCACAACAACAAGCCGATTGGCAAGCCCGACAACTGGATTTATCGCTCACAGAAGATGACTCGGAAAATCACGACCGCCACGCTGAATTGGAAATGCTGTTGGAAATGTCCGCATCTTTGTTGGAACAAATTGATGCCGCCCAGTCGCGCTTAAATCACACCCAAGAACAGGCGCGTGAAGTCTATTCGCAGCAACAAAATTTGGCAGCCAGTCAGCCCAATTTACAAGAGAATATTCAGGCTGCCTTATTGAAACAGCAGGAATTTTTAATCAATGCCAAACGCTTTCATCAACATTTGTTGGACGCAAAAGCCGATTTGTTACAATTGGAAGAACAAGCGCAAACCGCAGAGCCACCTGAAAATATGTCGCGCCAAATCATTCAATTAAATCAAAAAATACAGAATTTAGGCGCAGTCAATTTAGCCGCGCTGGAAGAATTGGCAGAAGCACAAGAACGCGACACTTATTACCGCACGCAAAGTGAAGACGTTCAGGCTGCCATCACGCTGCTGGAAGAAGCCATCGGACAAATTGATGATGAAACCAAAACACGTTTCAAAGAAACCTTTGAATTGGTTAATGAAAAAATGCAATCGTTTTTCCCAACTTTATTCGGTGGTGGCGAAGCACGTTTACACATGGTCGGCGATGATTTGCTGACGGCTGGGGTGTCCATTATGGCACGTCCGCCTGGTAAAAAAAACAGCACGATTTATTTGCTTTCGGGTGGCGAAAAAGCTTTGACGGCAATGAGTTTGGTATTTGCGCTGTTTAGTTTGAATCCTGCGCCATTTTGTTTGTTGGACGAAGTAGATGCGCCGCTTGATGACGCAAACACCAGCCGTTTTTGTAATTTAGTCAAAGAGATGTCAGCACAAACGCAATTTTTGTACATTTCACACAATCGCTTAACAATGGAAATGGCAGAGCAATTGGTCGGCGTAACGATGCAAGAGAAAGGCGTGTCGCGAATTGTGGCGGTGGATATTCAGCAAGCCTTAAAAATGGCAGAAAGTTGA
- the fmt gene encoding methionyl-tRNA formyltransferase — protein MRVIFAGTPDFAAAALRAIAEAGFEIPLVLTQPDRPKGRGMQLQASPVKQTALDLGLHVAQPEKLRNNTEALAMLRDVNADVMVVAAYGLILPPEVLDTPKYGCLNIHASLLPRWRGAAPIQRAIEAGDAETGVCIMQMDAGLDTGAVVSKHRYTIQTTDTANEVHDELMKLGAMAIVSDLQELARSGSLKATPQPENGVTYAQKLSKEEAQINWQEPAELITRKIRAFNPVPTAWTNWQGKPMKIWQAHFVAQSGAVGEVLAANGDGIVVACGNGAICITELQASGSKRMTVQAFLAGREMTVGEVFE, from the coding sequence ATGCGCGTCATTTTTGCTGGAACACCTGATTTTGCGGCCGCCGCCTTACGAGCAATTGCCGAAGCTGGCTTTGAAATCCCACTCGTTTTGACGCAACCTGACCGTCCCAAAGGTCGTGGTATGCAATTGCAAGCCAGTCCTGTGAAACAAACTGCGTTGGATTTGGGTTTGCACGTGGCACAGCCTGAAAAATTACGGAACAACACCGAAGCATTGGCAATGTTGCGTGATGTGAATGCTGATGTGATGGTAGTAGCGGCGTATGGCTTGATTTTGCCACCAGAGGTGTTGGATACGCCCAAATATGGTTGTTTGAATATTCACGCATCGTTGCTACCACGTTGGCGTGGAGCTGCACCCATTCAACGCGCGATTGAAGCAGGTGATGCCGAGACGGGCGTGTGCATCATGCAAATGGACGCGGGTTTGGATACGGGCGCGGTGGTTAGCAAACACCGTTACACCATTCAAACCACTGACACCGCCAATGAAGTTCACGATGAATTGATGAAATTAGGTGCAATGGCAATTGTGTCGGATTTGCAAGAATTGGCACGTTCAGGCAGCCTAAAAGCCACCCCACAGCCTGAAAACGGCGTTACCTACGCACAAAAATTATCCAAAGAAGAAGCACAAATTAACTGGCAAGAACCCGCCGAACTCATTACCCGAAAAATCCGCGCCTTTAACCCTGTCCCCACCGCATGGACAAACTGGCAAGGCAAACCCATGAAAATTTGGCAAGCACATTTTGTCGCACAATCAGGAGCAGTGGGTGAAGTGTTGGCAGCAAATGGCGATGGCATTGTGGTGGCATGTGGCAATGGCGCAATTTGCATTACCGAATTGCAAGCGTCTGGCAGCAAACGCATGACTGTACAAGCGTTTTTGGCTGGGCGTGAGATGACGGTTGGAGAAGTATTTGAATGA
- a CDS encoding phospholipase D family protein codes for MAKFLNTSATTYYLEELIKHSSERLYLISPYLKLNDRIKELLEDKNRMKIDIRIVYGKSELQPAEASWLKTLDYVRTSYCQNLHAKCYISESACIITSLNLYEFSQINNNEMGILLTRLNDTEVYRDAYEEATRIIRISEEVKISLDVVNKSPETNTPPETHSHQGLTTSKLAEKWGMNRAECNQKLCEAGLQELNGKNYFLTEKGKQSGASVKKGQYGYFIVWSADLTL; via the coding sequence ATGGCAAAATTTCTCAACACCAGTGCAACCACTTATTATTTAGAAGAATTAATTAAACATTCAAGCGAACGCTTATATTTGATTAGCCCCTATCTCAAACTCAACGACCGCATCAAAGAATTATTAGAAGACAAAAACCGCATGAAAATTGACATTCGCATTGTGTATGGCAAAAGCGAATTACAACCTGCGGAAGCCAGTTGGTTGAAAACATTGGACTATGTGCGAACCAGTTATTGTCAAAATTTACACGCAAAATGTTACATCAGCGAATCAGCTTGCATCATTACCAGCTTGAATTTGTACGAATTTAGCCAAATTAATAACAACGAAATGGGCATTTTGCTAACCCGACTCAATGATACCGAAGTCTATCGCGATGCCTACGAAGAAGCCACACGCATTATTCGCATCAGCGAAGAAGTTAAAATTTCGCTTGATGTGGTCAACAAATCACCTGAAACCAACACGCCACCTGAAACACATTCGCATCAAGGTTTAACCACCAGCAAATTAGCAGAAAAATGGGGAATGAATCGCGCCGAATGCAATCAAAAATTATGCGAAGCTGGGTTACAAGAATTAAATGGCAAAAATTATTTTCTAACCGAAAAAGGTAAGCAATCAGGTGCAAGCGTGAAAAAAGGACAATATGGTTATTTCATCGTTTGGTCAGCTGATTTGACCCTGTAA
- a CDS encoding class II glutamine amidotransferase encodes MCQLLGMNCNTPTDIIFSFEGFSKRGGLTDHHTDGFGIGFFEGRGMRLFLDNHPSAQSPVAELVRNYPIKSENVIAHIRKASQGKTTLENTHPFQRELWGEYWLFAHNGHLLNFSPEFEYYQPVGCTDSERALCYLLDKLRRQFPQKPDRQTLCVAIKNIVQEIREFGMFNMILSNGEMLFTHTSTLLYYIVRQMPFGQARLVDEDITIDFNQVTTPNDRVAVIATLPLTNNESWQQMAQNEFAVFHHGMIVYRDCPPSPVYLTKEEGLAIARSVGTAC; translated from the coding sequence ATGTGCCAATTACTCGGCATGAATTGCAACACACCCACAGACATCATTTTCTCATTTGAAGGCTTCAGCAAACGTGGCGGTTTAACCGACCACCACACCGATGGTTTTGGTATCGGATTTTTTGAAGGGCGCGGTATGCGTTTGTTTTTAGATAATCATCCCAGCGCACAATCACCCGTTGCCGAACTGGTACGAAATTATCCAATTAAATCCGAAAACGTCATCGCCCATATCCGCAAAGCCTCACAAGGCAAAACCACACTGGAAAATACTCACCCCTTTCAACGCGAATTATGGGGTGAATACTGGTTGTTCGCACACAATGGACATTTACTTAACTTTTCGCCTGAATTTGAGTATTATCAACCTGTTGGCTGTACCGACAGCGAACGCGCTTTGTGTTATCTGCTGGATAAATTACGCAGACAATTTCCGCAAAAACCCGACCGCCAAACCTTATGCGTTGCCATCAAAAATATTGTGCAGGAAATTCGCGAATTTGGTATGTTTAACATGATATTATCCAATGGAGAAATGCTGTTCACGCACACCAGCACCCTGCTTTATTACATCGTCCGCCAAATGCCGTTTGGTCAAGCCCGTTTGGTTGATGAAGATATTACCATTGATTTCAATCAGGTAACCACGCCCAATGACCGCGTTGCTGTCATCGCCACGCTGCCGCTAACCAATAACGAAAGTTGGCAACAAATGGCACAAAATGAATTTGCCGTTTTCCATCATGGTATGATTGTGTACCGTGATTGTCCGCCATCGCCTGTGTATTTGACAAAAGAAGAAGGTTTGGCAATTGCGCGTTCGGTTGGGACGGCTTGTTGA
- the recO gene encoding DNA repair protein RecO, protein MSQSNRINHQPIFLLSTKPWRENSLWVEAFSRDYGRVALLARSARTRGSELRGVLIPFVPLSASWYGKEELKTLHRAEWLGGWAQPHSRALFSAMYVNELLMKLTAREDPHDDIYAALYRVMQSICTQENHVAALRQFEYALLNTLGVAPDFSLDSNNQLIESEKYYWIRAEEAVCHVGESFRQPETGTVAQGVVLQQIQQGQFSQPKYAQTAAKVMRELIDFRLPEMHTRLILQQLNQLKSRAETFTKPS, encoded by the coding sequence ATGTCGCAATCGAATCGCATCAATCATCAACCAATCTTTTTGTTAAGCACGAAGCCTTGGCGTGAAAATAGTCTTTGGGTGGAAGCATTTAGCCGTGATTATGGGCGCGTGGCACTGTTGGCGAGAAGTGCGCGGACACGTGGTTCGGAGTTGCGTGGTGTGTTGATTCCATTTGTGCCGCTTTCGGCATCTTGGTATGGCAAGGAAGAATTGAAAACGTTGCATCGTGCAGAATGGCTCGGTGGTTGGGCGCAACCGCATTCACGTGCTTTGTTTAGTGCGATGTATGTAAATGAATTATTGATGAAATTAACTGCTAGAGAAGACCCACATGATGATATTTATGCTGCACTTTATCGCGTGATGCAAAGCATTTGCACGCAAGAAAATCACGTTGCAGCGTTGCGGCAATTTGAATATGCGCTGTTGAATACTTTGGGGGTTGCGCCTGATTTTTCGTTGGATTCAAATAATCAACTGATTGAATCAGAAAAATATTATTGGATTCGTGCGGAAGAAGCGGTGTGCCATGTGGGTGAATCTTTCAGGCAGCCTGAAACGGGAACAGTGGCGCAAGGCGTGGTGTTGCAGCAAATTCAACAAGGACAATTCAGTCAGCCCAAATACGCACAAACCGCCGCTAAAGTGATGCGTGAATTAATTGATTTCAGGCTGCCTGAAATGCACACACGATTGATTTTGCAACAATTAAATCAATTGAAATCACGAGCCGAAACCTTTACAAAACCTTCTTAA